The Pleurocapsa minor HA4230-MV1 nucleotide sequence AACAATTGCTCATAATATTGTCGAATATCGGAACGACAATGGAGCTTTTAATAATCGCCAACAACTACTTAAAGTAGCTAAGTTAGGCAAGAAAACTTACGAACAAGCTGCGGGATTTCTGCGCATTCGCAATGGTAACAATCCCTTAGATAATACGGCAGTCCACCCCGAAAGTTATCCTGTAATTGAGCAAATAGCTCATAGCCTGGGGGTATCTTTAGACCGCATTACTCAAGCTAGCGATCGCGGAGCGTGGGCGGAGCCCAATCGCCTTAAAAGCCTCGACCTCAAAGAATTTATCACCGATGGTGTGGGTTTGCCTACTCTCAGGGATGCGATCGCCGAATTAGAAAAGCCAGGACGAGATCCGCGAGAACAATTCCAATACGCCACTTTTCAGGAAGGTGTTGCGGAAATTAGCGATTTGCGAGAGGGCATGTTGCTAGAAGGAGTCGTGACTAATGTGGTTAACTTTGGCGCATTTGTTGATGTCGGCGTACACCAAGATGGTTTAGTGCATATCTCTCAACTATGCGATCGCTTTGTTAGCGATCCCAATGAAGTAGTAAAAGTTGGTCAGGTGATTAAGGTCAAAGTATTAGAAGTCAATGAAAAATTAAAGCGGGTTGGTTTGTCGATTAAACAAGCCTAAATCCATAATTAGGGGCGAAGTTAGAATCGAAAGCTCTTTGCCCCGACAAGAGGTAGGAAGGTAAATATTAAATGATTAACAGCTTAACGAGAAGCCTATATTTTTGTGACACATTTATGAAGTAAACTAGTCAATTTTGTAAAGTAACAATTATTAATTGCTACTCGGTATATTTACTTGAAAAATATTATGATAATCACAATGAAATATAAAAACTATTTATTAACCTGAATGGATAATCAATTACGGTGGCATAATTTCTATCGAGAAGTAAGCCAGCCAAAAATAGATCTAACCAAGGCATGTCTGTATTTTGCTCAAGCAGAATATCCTGATTTAAGACCTCAAGCATATTTAAAAGTTTTAGATACGATCGCAGCCGAAATCGAAGTACAGCTTCCTGCCGAACGTTATCCTTTAAAAGTGATTCAAACTATCAACCGACATTTATTTGATACTTTGGGCTTTAGAGGAAACAAAAATAACTACTACGATCCAGATAATAGCTTCTTACATCGTGTACTCGAACGTAGGTTAGGAATTCCCATCAGCCTATCTGTAGTCTATTTAGCGATCGCTAAACGGCTAAATTTTCCCATGCAAGGTGTTGGTTTACCTGGACATTTTCTGATTCGTCCTGAAATTGAAAATGCAGAAATTTTTGTCGATCCTTTTAACCGTGGTGAGATTCTGTTTGAAGCTGACTGTCAGCAAAGATTAGCTGAAACTTATCAGCACAAATTTCAGCTTGATCGCAACTGGTTAGCACCTGTAGATAATAAGCAGATATTAGCGAGAATGCTGAACAATTTAAAATTCATCTATCTGCATCGCCAAGAAATAGACAAGGCTTTATCAACTATGAGTGCCATTCTCAAACTTGAGCCTGAAAAAACGGCAGAGATTCGCGATCGCGGTTTACTATATTATCAGCTTAATCGTTGGTCTGAAGCAATTCTCGATTTAGAATATTACCTCAAAGTCAATCCCAGTAGTGATGATGCACCAATAATTGAAGTTTTACTGGCGAAAATGAATCGAGTTTCTTAATTGTCGTTGCCGATCAAAAGCAAAGTATCTATGGTTATACTGTTCGTAGCTTTTAGCCGTTAGCCTTTGTTGAGATGTATATTAGCGTCGTCATTCCTACCTATAATCGTTTACCAATCCTACAAAAATGTCTGTTTGCTTTAGAAAAACAGGAACTAACTAACAGTAAGCTTGACGGTTATGAAATTATTCTAGTAGATGATGGTTCGAGCGATCGCACCTTAGTTTGGTTAGCAGAAAATCGGGCTAATTTGCCTCATGTTAAAGTAATTGAGCAGAATCATCAAGGCGCAGCAGCAGCTAGAAATTTAGGGGTAGCAAATGCCGTTGGTGACACCATAATTTTTATCGATAGCGATCTGGTAGTTACAAACACTTTTCTGCAATCTCATGCCGATGCATTAGTTAAAGGAAAACAAGAACTTAAAAGCGATCGCCTATTTACCTATGGTGCAGTAATTAATACAAATAACTTCGACAATCCAACTTCTGAACCATATAAAATAACAGATTTTTCCGCTGCTTACTTTGCCACTGGTAATGTAGCGATCGCTCGTAAATGGCTCGAAGATGCAGGATTATTCGATCCAGGTTTTCAACTCTATGGTTGGGAAGATTTAGAGTTAGGAGTACGATTAAAAAAACTCGATTTAAAACTAATTAAATGTCCCGCAGCTGTTGGATATCATTGGCATCCTCCTTTCAGTTTAGAGCAGATACCAAAGCTGATCGAGCAAGAAATTCAAAGAGGAAAAATGGGAGTAGTTTTTTATGACAAACATCCTACTTTTGATGTCAAAATGATGATTCAAATGACAATTCTACATCGTCTTCTTTGGGGCATATTATCAATTGGTGGCACGCTAAATGAACGTACTTTACAGCCAGTATTAAGCTGGTTAATTAACCAAGGTAAACCTCAATTAGCTGAACAAGTAGCGAGGATCTTTCTTAACTGGTATAACGTCCAGGGTGTTTACGCTGCCTACAATGAGAGCAAGTAACGATCAATGGCGGATTTGCTTTGAATGGCAAGACGGAGAAGCTTCAGACGTAGGCGATCGTTGATTATCATTTAGGTAGAAGAATGAATGAAAACAAGCTGATGCCAGTTCATCCTGGTGAGATTCTTTTAGAAGAATTTCTCAAACCAATGAATCTTAGTCAAAATCAAATCGCTCTAGCTCTACGAGTTCCAGCACGGCGTATTAACGAAATCGTTCACGGTAAGCGACGAGTTACAGCAGATACAGCTCTTCGCCTTGCGCGTTATTTTAATATGTCACCACGATTTTGGCTGGTATTACAAATGAATTACGATTTAGATGTGGCTAATGATCGAGTAGGCGATCGCCTGAATCAGGAAGTAGCTGTCTTGGTAAATGAAGAAAATTGATTAATCAGGTTTAAGACCTTTTCTTTCAATGATCATTGACATTATGGTTGGGGAGAGTGGATGCAAAGGCTATTGAGATGAAAGGGTAGCACAAAGCTATAATTGTAGAGGAATTCAACCTTTGATCGTGCAAGAAATCTAACAGTAATCTCAGTCAGATTAAACATTTTTAATGAATATACTTACCAATCTTCTCTTTCCCAAGTCCAAAAAATCAGACTCCGACACAGCTAATAGACTTCCTTCACTAAATCGTAATCCTCGCGGAATTGAAATAAAGTCAGCGCCTGAAATAGAGAAGATGCGTTGCTCTGGCAAGATTGTCGCTACTGTATTAAAAGAGATCCAAGCACTAACCAAGCCAGGAATGACCACCGCAGATTTAGACGAATATGCCGAACGACGGATACGGGAAATGGGTGCAACCCCCAGCTTTAAGGGATATTATGGTTTCCCTGCTTCTATCTGTGCCAGCGTCAATAATGAGGTGGTACACGGTATCCCTAATGCCAAGAAAGTACTCCGTCGTGGGGACGTTTTAAAAGTAGACACGGGTGCTTATTGCGATGGCTTTCATGGTGATTCTTGTATTACTATTGCCGTTGGCGATAAAGTATCTAAAGACTCTGCTAAGTTAATCAAGGTTGCTGAAGAAGCACTATACAAAGGGATTGAACAGGTAAAAGCAGGTAATCATCTCTTAGACATTGCTGGAGCAGTAGAAGACCATGTAAAAGCGAATGGTTATAGCGTGGTAGAACAGTATACTGGTCATGGTGTGGGTAAAAATCTCCATGAAGCACCATCAGTATTTAATCACCGTACGAAATTGATGCCTAACGTTAAATTAAAGGCGGGTATGACTCTGGCGATTGAACCCATACTCAATGCAGGTTCTAAGCATACTAGAGTTTTGCGCGATCGCTGGACTGTGGTTACTGTAGATAACAACCTTTCGGCGCAGTTTGAACATACGGTTTTAGTTACTAAAGATGGCTATGAAATTTTGACAGATCGCGATTTAATTTAGATTTGGAAGATTTACAGCTAGGTAAAAATGAATGTTTGTACAGATAGTCAGCACTCTTAATGACTGGGTAGTTAGTTTGTGTCAGTTATTAGCACTGTTTGTCATCGTTACAGGAATAGTTAAAGCTTTAATTATTTACAGCCAACATATTTTTATTAGTACTAGTTCGGCGATCGCATTTCAAGGAAGTCGCCTAGAATTAGGCTATGGTTTTTCTCTCGGATTAAGCTTTTTATTAGGAGGAAGCATCTTAAAGACAACGATTACCCCCTCTTGGAATGAGCTTGGTCAACTAGCGGCAATTATTGCCCTGCGGACGATTTTAAATTACCTTTTATTACAGGCAATTGATAAAAGTGCTGAAGATTTTAAGAGTCACTCTTTATGGCTCAATGAACAGAAAAGTGTGAGCGGCTAAAGCCTATTATTTAGTCATTATTTATTAATTGCCCAGCCTAAGCTTTAATTCAATTGACCGACCGTGGCAAAGTACCAGAAGCCCTAAAATTGGCTCATTTAGTCGGTGCAGCAGTGATTAATGGAGAAAGCAGTTCACAAGCATAGTAATTATTGAAGATAGCTATCATAACTTTTAGCAGATGGATGTAATTAAATAAAGTTGGACAATTTAATTTTGTTTATTTCTGATTTTGGCTCACCATAACTAAAACCAAGTAATATAGCTCTCATGAATAAGATAAGTAGTAAAAATCAGGTAGTTCAATTCCTCTGCCAACCACAAGGAGGTAAAGCTTATTTATTAAATGCTTTAAATTCAAACTCGGAACAAGTCTTTATGGAAGCTTTGCACAATATTATTGATGCGATGAACCAAGATCTTTCATCTAGCCTGACAAAGAAATTGTAGATCCTTGCCCAACTCTTCTAGACTATGTATATACTTACAAGTTTATATTTCTTAATATGGCAAGAGATTTACGGGGATTTATTGAAATTCTAGAATCTAAGGGTCAGCTACGGCGCATTTCAGCACTGGTCGATCCTGAACTAGAAATTGCTGAAATTTCTAATCGCCTGTTACAGGCAGGAGGGCCTGGTTTATTGTTTGAAAACGTTAAAGGATCTCCCTTTGCTGTAGCAGTTAATCTTATGGGAACCGTAGAGAGGATCTGCTGGTCGATGAACATGGAAGCGCCAGAAGAGTTAGAAACTTTGGGTTCTAAACTAGCCATGTTGCAGCAGCCTAAACCACCGAAGAAAATTAAGCAGGCGGTAGATTTTGGCAAAGTGCTATTTGATGTTTTAAAAGCCAAGCCAGGTAGGGACTTTTTTCCCTCTTGCCAGCAAATAGTGATCGAAGGAGAAGATGTCGATCTCAACCAAGTGCCGATGATTCGTCCTTATGTGGGAGATGCGGGAAAAATCATCACTTTGGGTTTAGTCATTACTAAAGATGTAGAAACAGGTACGCCGAACGTTGGTGTATATCGTCTTCAGCTACAGTCTAAAAATACCATGACCGTTCATTGGCTTTCGGTACGGGGTGGGGCAAGACATCTCAGGAAAGCAGCAGAAGCAGGCAAAAAACTAGAAATTGCGATCGCCCTGGGAGTCGATCCGATGATTATTATGGCAGCAGCAACACCCATTCCTGTAGATCTCTCTGAGTGGCTCTTTGCTGGTTTATATGGGGGCAGTGGAGTTAAACTGGCTAAATGTAAAACTGTGGATCTCGAAGTTCCAGCAGACTCTGAGTTTGTTTTGGAAGGAACAATTACCCCAGGAGAAATGTTACCCGATGGGCCTTTTGGGGATCACATGGGCTATTACGGCGGGGTTGAAGATTCGCCTCTAGTTCGTTTCCACTGTATGACCCATCGTAAAGATCCAATTTACCTGACTACTTTTAGCGGTCGCCCACCCAAAGAAGAAGCAATGATGGCGATCGCTCTTAACCGTATTTATACCCCAATTCTGCGTCAGCAAGTCTCGGAAATTGTTGATTTCTTCCTGCCAATGGAGGCGCTGAGTTACAAGGCAGCAATTATTTCGATTGATAAAGCCTATCCTGGACAGGCAAGAAGGGCAGCCCTAGCTTTTTGGAGTGCTTTACCCCAGTTTACCTATACCAAGTTTGTCATTGTCGTTGATAAGGATATCAATATCCGCGATCCCCGCCAGGTAGTTTGGGCAATTAGCTCCAAAGTCGATCCCTCCCGCGATGTCTTTATCTTGCCCGATACTCCTTTTGATACTCTTGACTTTGCTAGCGAAAAAATTGGTTTAGGTGGGCGCATGGGGATCGATGCTACGACCAAGATTCCTCCTGAAACCGATCATGAATGGGGCAAACCTTTAGAATCCGATGGTGATGTCGCCGATATGGTTGACCGACGCTGGCAGGAATATGGATTAGGGGATATTGATTTAGCTGAAGTAGACGCCAATTTGTTCGGCTACGATTTGAAATAAATTTGAAATAATTTATCTAATTTATCTCTTTTGGATGCATAAAATACCACTTTACCCGTAACTAAAATTAACCTACTTCATCAAAATTTTATGGTTGTGACAATAAATTTAGTGAAATAATAGGAAACCCTTGTTGATATATAGTCAAATATACTTATGAGGGTATATACATAGCTTTAAAATCTCAATATTTTAAGTAGAATCAATGAAAAATAAATATCTATCTCTTGCCTTAGTTGGTTGTGCGATCGCATTTTCCGCAGTTCCGCTCAAAGCCGAAGAAAAAGCGACTCCTGAGTCTACTAAATCTGTGTTTGTTTGCGCTGTCCAGGGCGATACCCCTACTATGTTTGCTTACAATCCAGGCCAAGTAAATTTGACACCTTTGATGAGTTGGCACGCTGAATATTTAGTACCAGGACAGTCTGGAGCTGAAGTTTGTCAGCAAACCGCAGCAAAACTACAAAGTTCATATCAGCAGGAAGATGCTAAGTATTTGAAGGCTGAAACCAACAAAAACGCAAACCTAGTGTGTTTGGTCAATGAAGAGGATCAAAATTGCCTAAATGAAGCCAGTGAAAAGCTGTTTAGCGTTAATCCTAAATTTAATGCAAGTTGTGTTTTAGAAAACAAATCGCCGATTGATTGCCAAGTGTATAAAGTCCGAGGTGTATATAGTTTTAATGATGAACCATATCAACCACTCTGGTGGCCTTGGTAGTAGGCTGTTGCCAATTAGTTTGAGCTAGTTGGCAATTTAGATTATTTAATCGTCTTTTTAATTACCTAATGGTATACCGAGGGAAATCTATCAACACTAATGTTTTCTTGCTTTGATGTCATCGATCTAAAAAAAGCTATCAAATAGAGCTATTTGCTCATGACCAACCAATTAATTAGACATGAGTTATAAAAATGTCTATATTTCTTATCAAGTTACCTGATAGCTTACTTAGTGATAACTTAAAAGACGATGACAACCAAAGATTAACCAAGCAAGATTTGGTAAAAGTCACTTTTACATATAAATTACAGATAGAAATATAGCAAAAGCATAGTGTTTTAGATGCCCCTCATTAGAAAGTCCCTCATTTGCTCTTTTAAGATTGCTCTAATAAACATCGTTTTATTGACAGCCAGCAATATCGGTGTTGGAGCAGAACAAACTAAACATTCATCAGCATTAAATCTTAGACAGTCAGAAAAAAGCGAGTTTAGTAATAAAACTCAGTGGCAGTTTATTGCCTCCGAGAAGTACAAAATTAACAATGCTGTTGCTGTTGAATCATCCGACGAAGAGGGGATTCCCTCATTACGTCGTCAACCATCGGGAGGTCAAAGATTTGAACCAAAACGAATACCGTTACAAGTTTCTGATCCGAAAAATACATATCAAGCGTCCCCTAGCATTACTATTATCAATCCATCAGCATATGGAGCATCTTGGGGTAATGCTGGAATCGGCTTGGGATATCAAGAGCGGGCGAGGTTTAGAGACGAATCTGATGGGGTATTTGGTCTAGGCTTTGGTTTAGGAAATGCTCAAAAAAATGTTGGTGTCCAAGTGGGAATTAGTCTGGTTGATATTAGTTCACCTTTTAGTGATGGGTCAATTAACCTCAAGCTGCATCGTCGTTTGCCCAAAGATTTTGCGATCGCCGCTGGAGTTCAAGGCTTAACTACTTGGGGAAATACGGATGGAGGATCTTCTGTATTTGGCGTTGCGACTAAAAGATTTAAATTGCGTACAGATAGAACTAAACCTTTTAGTGAAGTGTATACAACATTAGGCGTGGGAGGCGGCCAGTTTCGCTCAGAGTCTAAT carries:
- a CDS encoding transglutaminase-like domain-containing protein, whose protein sequence is MDNQLRWHNFYREVSQPKIDLTKACLYFAQAEYPDLRPQAYLKVLDTIAAEIEVQLPAERYPLKVIQTINRHLFDTLGFRGNKNNYYDPDNSFLHRVLERRLGIPISLSVVYLAIAKRLNFPMQGVGLPGHFLIRPEIENAEIFVDPFNRGEILFEADCQQRLAETYQHKFQLDRNWLAPVDNKQILARMLNNLKFIYLHRQEIDKALSTMSAILKLEPEKTAEIRDRGLLYYQLNRWSEAILDLEYYLKVNPSSDDAPIIEVLLAKMNRVS
- a CDS encoding glycosyltransferase, translated to MYISVVIPTYNRLPILQKCLFALEKQELTNSKLDGYEIILVDDGSSDRTLVWLAENRANLPHVKVIEQNHQGAAAARNLGVANAVGDTIIFIDSDLVVTNTFLQSHADALVKGKQELKSDRLFTYGAVINTNNFDNPTSEPYKITDFSAAYFATGNVAIARKWLEDAGLFDPGFQLYGWEDLELGVRLKKLDLKLIKCPAAVGYHWHPPFSLEQIPKLIEQEIQRGKMGVVFYDKHPTFDVKMMIQMTILHRLLWGILSIGGTLNERTLQPVLSWLINQGKPQLAEQVARIFLNWYNVQGVYAAYNESK
- a CDS encoding HigA family addiction module antidote protein, translated to MPVHPGEILLEEFLKPMNLSQNQIALALRVPARRINEIVHGKRRVTADTALRLARYFNMSPRFWLVLQMNYDLDVANDRVGDRLNQEVAVLVNEEN
- the map gene encoding type I methionyl aminopeptidase, whose amino-acid sequence is MNILTNLLFPKSKKSDSDTANRLPSLNRNPRGIEIKSAPEIEKMRCSGKIVATVLKEIQALTKPGMTTADLDEYAERRIREMGATPSFKGYYGFPASICASVNNEVVHGIPNAKKVLRRGDVLKVDTGAYCDGFHGDSCITIAVGDKVSKDSAKLIKVAEEALYKGIEQVKAGNHLLDIAGAVEDHVKANGYSVVEQYTGHGVGKNLHEAPSVFNHRTKLMPNVKLKAGMTLAIEPILNAGSKHTRVLRDRWTVVTVDNNLSAQFEHTVLVTKDGYEILTDRDLI
- a CDS encoding DUF1622 domain-containing protein, with the translated sequence MFVQIVSTLNDWVVSLCQLLALFVIVTGIVKALIIYSQHIFISTSSAIAFQGSRLELGYGFSLGLSFLLGGSILKTTITPSWNELGQLAAIIALRTILNYLLLQAIDKSAEDFKSHSLWLNEQKSVSG
- a CDS encoding UbiD family decarboxylase: MARDLRGFIEILESKGQLRRISALVDPELEIAEISNRLLQAGGPGLLFENVKGSPFAVAVNLMGTVERICWSMNMEAPEELETLGSKLAMLQQPKPPKKIKQAVDFGKVLFDVLKAKPGRDFFPSCQQIVIEGEDVDLNQVPMIRPYVGDAGKIITLGLVITKDVETGTPNVGVYRLQLQSKNTMTVHWLSVRGGARHLRKAAEAGKKLEIAIALGVDPMIIMAAATPIPVDLSEWLFAGLYGGSGVKLAKCKTVDLEVPADSEFVLEGTITPGEMLPDGPFGDHMGYYGGVEDSPLVRFHCMTHRKDPIYLTTFSGRPPKEEAMMAIALNRIYTPILRQQVSEIVDFFLPMEALSYKAAIISIDKAYPGQARRAALAFWSALPQFTYTKFVIVVDKDINIRDPRQVVWAISSKVDPSRDVFILPDTPFDTLDFASEKIGLGGRMGIDATTKIPPETDHEWGKPLESDGDVADMVDRRWQEYGLGDIDLAEVDANLFGYDLK
- a CDS encoding COP23 domain-containing protein, which encodes MKNKYLSLALVGCAIAFSAVPLKAEEKATPESTKSVFVCAVQGDTPTMFAYNPGQVNLTPLMSWHAEYLVPGQSGAEVCQQTAAKLQSSYQQEDAKYLKAETNKNANLVCLVNEEDQNCLNEASEKLFSVNPKFNASCVLENKSPIDCQVYKVRGVYSFNDEPYQPLWWPW